TGCAATACTGGCTGATGAAGTCCGAACCGGACGAAGCAAGCATCGACGATCTCGCCAACGCACCGCAGCGCTCGCTGCCGTGGACCGGCGTGCGCAACTATCAGGCGCGCAATTTCATGCGCGACACGATGAAGATCGGCGACGGCGTGCTGTTCTATCACTCGAGCTGCCCCGAGCCGGGCATCGCTGGCCTCGCCGAAGTATCGTCGACGCCCTACCCCGATCCCACGCAGTTCGATCCGGCAAGCCCCTATTACGACCCGAAATCGACGCAGGAAGCGCCGCGCTGGCTGCTCGTCGACGTGCGCTACGTGAAAAAGTCGCCGCTCGTGCCGCTCGCCGCACTGCGCGAACACGACGAACTCGCCGACATGCGCGTGCTGGCTCGCGGCAACCGGTTGTCGATCACACCCGTGACGCGCACCGAATGGCGCTTCATCACCGAAAAGCTGATGAAGTAGGCCTGCGCCAAAGGTCAAATCTGGTCAGCACACGCGGCCGACACGGAACTCGCGGGTCTTTTGCGCAGCCTAAGCAACCGCTGTCGGCCGATCAGGCCGGCCGTGGTTTATTTCGTCGCGCGGTACGCCCGCGTCGTGCACGCGTGATCCGCGTGCGCGCCCTCGCACAAGGAGTCCAACAATGACCAAGAAATCCGCACTCGCGCTGTCGCTCGCCCTCGCCGCCGCCGTTCCCGTCGCGCTGACGCTCGCGTCGCCGGCCGCGCACGCGCAGACCGCAAACCCGCATTTCCCCGAGCCGGCGGGCGTGCTGTCGCTGTCGTCGCAGGCCAGCGCCGACGTGCCGCAGGACATCATCCACATCACGCTGTTCTACGAGCAGCAGGCCAAGGATCCGGGCAGCCTCACGGCGCAGTTGAACCAGCGCGCCGACGCAGCGCTGTCGCAGGCGAAGGGCGTGTCGGGCGTCACGGCGCACACGGGTGCGTTCTCCGTGTATCCGAGCACCGATCGCGACGGCAAGATCTCCGCGTGGCGCGGCCGTACCGAAGTGGCGCTCGAATCGCGCGATTTCGCCGCGGCGTCGAAGCTCGCGGGCCAGTTGTCGAACCTGATGCAGGTCGCGAACGTCGAGTTCTCGCTGTCGCCTGAAGCGCAGCGCACGGCCGAGCAGAAGCTCACGACCGAGGCGATCAAGTCGTTCCGCGCACGCGCGGACGAAGCCGCGAAGGCGTTCGGCTACAGCAGCTACACGATTCGCGACGTGAACGTCGGCAGCGGCCGCAACGTGCAGCCGTACCCGCGCATGATGGCGATGGCCGCAGCACCGATGGACAGCGCGAAGATGAGCGCGCCGATCGCGGTCGAAGGCGGCAAGGCCACCGTGTCGGTTACCGTCAACGGCTCGGTGCAGATGAAGTAACGCACCACGCGCCGCTGTCGCAAACGAAAAACGCCGGCCCGAGGGCCGGCGTTTTTTATGTGCCTGCGCGTTATCGATGCACGCATCGATTGCGCGCGCATCGATTTCGCATCACACCGCAGCGTTTGCCGCGCGACGGCGATACGCCCAGACCATCAGCGCGACACCCACGAGGATCATCGGCAGCGACAACCACTGCCCCATCGACAGGCCGAGCGCAAGCAGGCCGAGGAAGTCGTCGGGCTCGCGCGCGAACTCGACCGTGAAGCGTGCGAGGCCGTAGCCGATCAGGAACAGCGCGGACACGGCGCCCATCGGCCGCGACTTGCGCGAGAAGAAGAACAGCGCGAAGAACAGCACGATGCCTTCGAGCACGATTTCATAGAGCTGCGAAGGATGCCGCGGCAGCATCTGGTACTGCATGAACACGTCGGCGAGATGCCACTTCTCGACGAGTTCCGGATGCTTCGGCAGCCACGCCGCATCGTCGCGCATCGCGCCCGGGAACAGCATCGCCCACGGTGCGGACGGATCGGTCACGCGGCCCCACAGCTCGCCGTTGATGAAGTTGCCGAGCCGCCCGGCCGCGAGCCCCGTCGGCACCATCGGCGCGACGAAATCGGTGACCTGCAGCCAGTGGCGCTTGCGCTGCCACGCGAACAGCATCATCGCGAGCGTGACGCCGAGGAAGCCGCCGTGAAACGACATGCCGCCTTCCCACACCTTGAACACGTCGAGCGGATGCGAGAAATAGAAATCGGCCTTGTAGAACAGCACGTAGCCGAACCGGCCGCCGAGCACGGTGCCGAGCACGCCGTAGAACATCATGTCGTCGATGTCCTTGGCAGTCCAGCCCTGCGCCGCGACGTGCGGCAGCTTCAGGCGGATCCGGCCGACGACGATCGCCGCGATGAAGCCGACGAGATACATGAGGCCGTACCAGCGTACGGCCAGCGGCCCGAGATGGATCGCAACGGGGTCGAAATTCGGGTGAATGATCATGGGTTAGCGAAGAAGTTTTCGAATGCGGTACGGCTGTCGCACTGCGCAGCACCGCGCATTGGACGGCACCGGTGCACCATCGTTCACGTCACGCGGCAAGGCCCTGCGCGCGCACGACGTCGATGAAGCCGGCCAGCACGGGGCTCACGTCGCCCGTGCGCCACACGAGGCCTGTCTCGACGGCCGGCGCATAACCGGCAAGCGGCCGGTAGACCACGCCGGTGCGCCGCAGGTTACGCAGCGATTGCGGCACCAGTGCGACGCCCATGCCGGCCGACACGAGACTGACGATCGTCTGCATCTGGATCGCCTCCTGGCCGATGCGCGGGGTTTCCCCCGCCGCGCCGTAGCAGCCCGTAATGATGTCATAAAAGCCGGGCGCCAAACGGCGCGGAAAGATCACGAGCGGCAACGCGGCCACTTCGGCGAGATGCACGGGTTCGTCTTCGGGTGCATCCGACGCCGCTGCCGGCATCGCGACCACCAGCGGCTCGCGCACCACGGGCAGGTACGACAGGCCGGCTGCGTGGCGCGGCGGCACCGGCGGAATGACGAGCCCCGCGTCGATGCGGCCGGCGACGAGCTCGTCGATCTGCACGTCGCTCGTCGCCTCCGCGAGTTGCAACCGAACCTGCGGATAACGTGCGCCGAACGCGCGCAGCAGCGACGGCAGCAGCCCGTAATCGGCGGTCGACACGAACGCGAGCGACAGCGAGCCGGCCTCGCCGCGCGCGAGCCGCCGCGCGAGCGGCGGCAGCGCATCGGCCGACGCCAGCAGCCGGCGCACGTCGGGCAACAGCGCCGCACCGACCGCCGTCAGCGCCACCGAGCGCTTGGTGCGCACGAACAGCGCGACGCCCAGCGCGTCCTCGAGTGCGCGGATCGCTTGCGACAGCGGCGGCTGCGTCATCGACAGGCGCTCGGCCGCGCGGCCGAAATGGCGCTCTTCGGCGACGGTCGCGAAATAGCGCCACTGGCGCAGGTCGGGTGTCGGATCGGCCATGCTCGACTCATTCGTGAAACGACTTAATAAGCGACAAATAATATATTGGACATCCCAATCCGGAAACTCCATTCTTGATTGATCCGAACCGGCGCGCCCTCACGAGCGACGCCCATACAACGATGGAGTCCCCCATGTCGTACAACCGTCGCTCGAAGCACATCACGCAAGGCGTGGCCCGTTCGCCGAACCGCTCGATGTATTACGCACTCGGCTACCAGAAGGACGATTTCGACAAGCCGATGGTCGGCATCGCGAACGGCCATTCGACGATCACGCCCTGCAATTCCGGCCTGCAGCGCCTGTCGGACGCGGCAGTCGAGGCCGTGAAGGCGTCCGGCGCGAACCCGCAGATCTTCGGCACGCCGACGATTTCGGACGGCATGTCGATGGGCACCGAGGGGATGAAGTACTCGCTCGTGTCGCGCGAGGTAATCGCCGACTGCATCGAGACCTGCGTACAGGGCCAGTGGATGGACGGCGTGGTGGTGGTCGGCGGCTGCGACAAGAACATGCCGGGCGGCATGATCGCGCTCGCGCGCCTGAACGTGCCGGGCATCTACGTGTACGGCGGCACGATCCGCCCCGGCCACTGGAAGGGCCGCGACCTGACGATCGTGTCGTCGTTCGAGGCCGTCGGCGAATTCACCGCGGGCCGGATGTCGCAGGAAGATTTCGAAGGGGTCGAGAAAAACGCGTGCCCGACGTCGGGGTCGTGCGGCGGCATGTACACCGCGAACACGATGAGCTCGTCGTTCGAGGCGCTCGGGATGTCGCTGCTGTATTCGTCGACGATGGCGAACCCCGACCAGGAGAAGGTCGATTCGGCCGCCGAATCGGCGCGCGTGCTCGTCGAGGCCGTGAAGCGCGACCTGAAGCCGCGCGACATCATCACGAAGGAAGCGATCGAGAATGCGGTGTCGGTGATCATGGCGACCGGCGGCTCGACCAATGCGGTGCTGCACTATCTCGCGATCGCGCACGCGGCCGAGGTCGACTGGACGATCGACGACTTCGAGCGCATCCGCAAGCGCGTGCCGGTGATCTGCGACCTGAAGCCGTCCGGGAAGTATGTCGCGACCGATCTGCACCAGGCCGGCGGGATTCCGCAGGTGCTGAAGATCCTGCTCGATGCGGGGCTGCTGCACGGCGACTGCATGACGATCACGGGCCGCACGATCGCCGACGAACTGAAGGACGTGCCGAGCGTGCCGCGCGCCGACCAGGACGTGATCTACCCGATCGACCGCGCGCTGTACAAGGAAGGCCACCTGGCGATCCTGAAGGGCAATCTCGCGGAAGACGGCGCGGTCGCGAAGATCACCGGCCTGAAGAACCCGGTGATCACGGGCCCAGCCCGCGTGTTCGACGACGAACAGAGCGCGATGGATGCGATCCTCGGCGACCGGATCCGTGCCGGCGACATCCTCGTGCTGCGCTATCTCGGCCCGCAGGGCGGCCCCGGCATGCCCGAAATGCTCGCGCCGACGTCCGCGATCATCGGCAAGGGGCTCGGCGAATCGGTCGGCTTCATCACGGACGGCCGCTTCTCGGGCGGCACCTGGGGCATGGTGGTCGGCCACGTCGCGCCGGAGGCGTTCGTCGGCGGCACGATCGCGCTCGTGCAGGAAGGTGACTCGATCACGATCGACGCGCACCGGCTGCTGCTGGAGCTGAATGTCGACGACGCGGAACTCGCGCGCCGCCGCGCCGCGTGGCAACAGCCGGCGCCGCGCTACACGCGCGGCGTGCTCGCGAAATTCGCCGCGCTGGCCCAGCCGGCGAACAAGGGGGCCGTCACCGGTTGAGGGCAGCCCGCCTTAACATGCGA
The DNA window shown above is from Burkholderia cepacia and carries:
- a CDS encoding SIMPL domain-containing protein (The SIMPL domain is named for its presence in mouse protein SIMPL (signalling molecule that associates with mouse pelle-like kinase). Bacterial member BP26, from Brucella, was shown to assemble into a channel-like structure, while YggE from E. coli has been associated with resistance to oxidative stress.), whose product is MTKKSALALSLALAAAVPVALTLASPAAHAQTANPHFPEPAGVLSLSSQASADVPQDIIHITLFYEQQAKDPGSLTAQLNQRADAALSQAKGVSGVTAHTGAFSVYPSTDRDGKISAWRGRTEVALESRDFAAASKLAGQLSNLMQVANVEFSLSPEAQRTAEQKLTTEAIKSFRARADEAAKAFGYSSYTIRDVNVGSGRNVQPYPRMMAMAAAPMDSAKMSAPIAVEGGKATVSVTVNGSVQMK
- a CDS encoding LysR substrate-binding domain-containing protein; this encodes MADPTPDLRQWRYFATVAEERHFGRAAERLSMTQPPLSQAIRALEDALGVALFVRTKRSVALTAVGAALLPDVRRLLASADALPPLARRLARGEAGSLSLAFVSTADYGLLPSLLRAFGARYPQVRLQLAEATSDVQIDELVAGRIDAGLVIPPVPPRHAAGLSYLPVVREPLVVAMPAAASDAPEDEPVHLAEVAALPLVIFPRRLAPGFYDIITGCYGAAGETPRIGQEAIQMQTIVSLVSAGMGVALVPQSLRNLRRTGVVYRPLAGYAPAVETGLVWRTGDVSPVLAGFIDVVRAQGLAA
- the lgt gene encoding prolipoprotein diacylglyceryl transferase, translating into MIIHPNFDPVAIHLGPLAVRWYGLMYLVGFIAAIVVGRIRLKLPHVAAQGWTAKDIDDMMFYGVLGTVLGGRFGYVLFYKADFYFSHPLDVFKVWEGGMSFHGGFLGVTLAMMLFAWQRKRHWLQVTDFVAPMVPTGLAAGRLGNFINGELWGRVTDPSAPWAMLFPGAMRDDAAWLPKHPELVEKWHLADVFMQYQMLPRHPSQLYEIVLEGIVLFFALFFFSRKSRPMGAVSALFLIGYGLARFTVEFAREPDDFLGLLALGLSMGQWLSLPMILVGVALMVWAYRRRAANAAV
- the ilvD gene encoding dihydroxy-acid dehydratase, which translates into the protein MSYNRRSKHITQGVARSPNRSMYYALGYQKDDFDKPMVGIANGHSTITPCNSGLQRLSDAAVEAVKASGANPQIFGTPTISDGMSMGTEGMKYSLVSREVIADCIETCVQGQWMDGVVVVGGCDKNMPGGMIALARLNVPGIYVYGGTIRPGHWKGRDLTIVSSFEAVGEFTAGRMSQEDFEGVEKNACPTSGSCGGMYTANTMSSSFEALGMSLLYSSTMANPDQEKVDSAAESARVLVEAVKRDLKPRDIITKEAIENAVSVIMATGGSTNAVLHYLAIAHAAEVDWTIDDFERIRKRVPVICDLKPSGKYVATDLHQAGGIPQVLKILLDAGLLHGDCMTITGRTIADELKDVPSVPRADQDVIYPIDRALYKEGHLAILKGNLAEDGAVAKITGLKNPVITGPARVFDDEQSAMDAILGDRIRAGDILVLRYLGPQGGPGMPEMLAPTSAIIGKGLGESVGFITDGRFSGGTWGMVVGHVAPEAFVGGTIALVQEGDSITIDAHRLLLELNVDDAELARRRAAWQQPAPRYTRGVLAKFAALAQPANKGAVTG
- a CDS encoding EVE domain-containing protein, which produces MQYWLMKSEPDEASIDDLANAPQRSLPWTGVRNYQARNFMRDTMKIGDGVLFYHSSCPEPGIAGLAEVSSTPYPDPTQFDPASPYYDPKSTQEAPRWLLVDVRYVKKSPLVPLAALREHDELADMRVLARGNRLSITPVTRTEWRFITEKLMK